A DNA window from Tachysurus vachellii isolate PV-2020 chromosome 20, HZAU_Pvac_v1, whole genome shotgun sequence contains the following coding sequences:
- the ptrh2 gene encoding peptidyl-tRNA hydrolase 2, mitochondrial isoform X2 — protein MDLNCGPMVLGVLAGVGCGFCFGWHLRGRLIKPLQGVMSACGEAENGTQTSVMGESGEFKMILIVRTDLKMGKGKVAAQCSHAAVSAYKQVQRRNPDLLKQWEYYGQPKVVVKVPNEDTLLELLCNAKEFGLPVSLIQDAGRTQIAPGSRTVLGVGPGPADLVDRVTAHLKLY, from the coding sequence ATGGATTTGAATTGTGGCCCGATGGTGTTGGGTGTTCTAGCCGGCGTGGGCTGCGGGTTCTGCTTCGGGTGGCATCTACGAGGGCGACTCATAAAACCTCTCCAGGGAGTCATGTCAGCCTGTGGAGAGGCTGAAAATGGCACTCAAACGAGCGTTATGGGAGAGAGCGGTGAATTCAAGATGATCCTAATTGTTCGCACAGACCTGAAAATGGGGAAAGGCAAAGTAGCGGCGCAGTGTTCTCACGCAGCAGTGTCTGCCTACAAGCAGGTGCAGCGTAGAAACCCTGATCTTTTAAAACAATGGGAATACTATGGGCAACCCAAAGTGGTTGTGAAGGTTCCAAATGAGGACACTCTCCTGGAACTTTTGTGCAACGCTAAGGAATTTGGCCTGCCAGTCAGTCTTATTCAAGATGCCGGAAGAACACAAATCGCTCCAGGCTCAAGAACGGTTCTCGGTGTTGGACCAGGGCCTGCAGATCTTGTGGACAGAGTAACAGCTCACTTAAAGCTATACTAG
- the ptrh2 gene encoding peptidyl-tRNA hydrolase 2, mitochondrial isoform X1, producing the protein MAWMDLNCGPMVLGVLAGVGCGFCFGWHLRGRLIKPLQGVMSACGEAENGTQTSVMGESGEFKMILIVRTDLKMGKGKVAAQCSHAAVSAYKQVQRRNPDLLKQWEYYGQPKVVVKVPNEDTLLELLCNAKEFGLPVSLIQDAGRTQIAPGSRTVLGVGPGPADLVDRVTAHLKLY; encoded by the exons ATGGCTTG GATGGATTTGAATTGTGGCCCGATGGTGTTGGGTGTTCTAGCCGGCGTGGGCTGCGGGTTCTGCTTCGGGTGGCATCTACGAGGGCGACTCATAAAACCTCTCCAGGGAGTCATGTCAGCCTGTGGAGAGGCTGAAAATGGCACTCAAACGAGCGTTATGGGAGAGAGCGGTGAATTCAAGATGATCCTAATTGTTCGCACAGACCTGAAAATGGGGAAAGGCAAAGTAGCGGCGCAGTGTTCTCACGCAGCAGTGTCTGCCTACAAGCAGGTGCAGCGTAGAAACCCTGATCTTTTAAAACAATGGGAATACTATGGGCAACCCAAAGTGGTTGTGAAGGTTCCAAATGAGGACACTCTCCTGGAACTTTTGTGCAACGCTAAGGAATTTGGCCTGCCAGTCAGTCTTATTCAAGATGCCGGAAGAACACAAATCGCTCCAGGCTCAAGAACGGTTCTCGGTGTTGGACCAGGGCCTGCAGATCTTGTGGACAGAGTAACAGCTCACTTAAAGCTATACTAG